The genomic stretch CATAGCAATTCGTTTGCAGTGCAAGTGCCAACAACATGCATGGATGAAGAATTGAGGGAGGTGCATTAGAATTCgaaagttttatttatcataaCGTTTTTCAAAGGATTTGTGACAGTGCAGGAAAAGCAAATCCTTGCAAGggctattgaaatccaatcAAAAAATGGGCGTTAGAAGCTCATCTCTCGCAGATAACTGAATAACAATTCTCAAAGGAAAACCTTTGTCTCTCCACTTTATTGGCTTTTGTCAGTACAATGGGATTGTAATATTTCCTGGCAAAATCATGAGTATTGACCGGCTTAAGAATATTTTACTGTAGAAGTTCAACCTTTTTTATGGAGTTGCTTAATTTTCTATCAAATTGTTCTGGCTAATTGCACTGCCTTAAAAATAAATTCTAAGCTGGGTCTCTTGAAAGAACTGTTAGAGTGAAAAAGTGAGGTCTGCACTCCAAAACCACATTCTGAATGCAACTTCATCTTGTGTCATTTTGgcattttattacaaagtgacATTGAGTTTGCTTTCTACAAAAGGTTGAAAGTTATAAAGAGTTGTCAAACTTTACAGTACAACTTGGCACCACTAGCTCGTTACAACCGTCACAAGCCTTTATTCTTGACCTGCCCATGTTTATAATTCCAAAATCGACAAGGTTCGCTGCTAAATTTAGCCGGATGATTTTCACCCACCCAACCTACATCTAATGATGTCCGGTGAAGAATGTGGCATGGCCTCAAAAGGGCGAAAGTATTCACGCAGCTGAGGGGAAGTCCTTGTCACTATTATAAATGTATGGATCCCGTAAATGTAAAGTTATTTAGATAACCAATTTCTTTCCATCCCCGTCAGCAACATAATAATAACACATCTTGATACTGTCCTGATGAGCTATATCAAAAAAGAGGGAGAGGGATAAACTTCTCTGCCACTTCACTCTATAAAATTAGAAAATAACTAAGAGCGTGTGGATGCggaaaataaactatgacaaaGAGAACAATAACATATCAGTGCTACAACAGCCTAATAAGAAAACTGACGCAAAACTAACTAACCTTTGATTATGGGTGTGTCGCGTGGCGGCGTGCATGAGTGCACAAAGAGAAACAATTGTGTTCGCGACAGGAAGCTGCATTGTGgcagttttcaagtgatcgcatgGACAAAAACAAGCGCAGCATCGTGATGGTGGACTGCGTCTTGGCATTCTCAGGGATCGGTGGCCATCTTTCCTTCCCCGTTCTCGTCCACTGGAGCCCTGGTATTTGCTGCAACTGGTTCTTCCCTCTTCAAGGTGTGATCTAAACCATGTGGAAAACACTAGCgttattattctttttctttgcccATGAAGGTAAGTCAATCCCTAACTCTGGTTGCTTCGTAATCAGTTAAACGAAAGCCTAGTGTACCTCTATCGTAAGTCTGTTTGCTCGTCTGTGTAAAGGCGGACTAAAGGTACAGCGCTTGCTTGACAGCCAACAAGAGCTAATTGCAGATCGTTGTGTATCAGAAGCTAGTCGCTCCACGGCGCATACAACACTCTAACCCGCATGCCTTCAAATTCAGCCGATGGTAAGCAAATATAAAAGTCATAGCTCTAACTACAGTTTGTTTATCTTTTTCCCTTACTCGCAAAAAGTCGTTTCTGTCGTTGCTTTATCGCCGTGGTTTTCTTTAGTAAAGTGGACGTCTTTACTTAAACGTAGCTATTATCGTCTGCGCGCGCGAAAATCATGGCTGCGAGGACCCGATTATTTCAACCGTTTGAACGTAGTATCAGTTTTTAGTTGGCTAAAAGCGTTgacaatttgccttttgttaAGTAGTTTCGCTGATAGGTATTACCGGTCTATACTCTTCAAACAAAACTTCATTCGCTTGACAAGGCGCCTTTCTCGGAAAGACAGTAGAGACGCTTTGCCGTTTGATATTTTCCGCATAGATGGTTTTTGCATTTCAAACTGATCAAGGGACAGACAACTAGATGGTTGTCCAATACGTCTTGTTTCTGCGTTATTTTAGGAGAAATGACCGTAGATCGAGTAGTTTCTCTTAACATCGTTTTATGTAATATGAATACAAATTTCTAATCGCGAAGTAGTACTCGACTAatatcttgaatttttaataactttcGCCCGATGTGTTTTCCGAGAAACCAAGGAAGTTTAACTGATGCAAATCAGTTTACTCATTAGTTAAAGAAAATGGAGCTTTTCAAAGAATCTGTTCACTTCTCTCTTGAATGCAGTCATTGTAGAGTGGATGAATGACGCTTTTAGAGATAGAAACGTCAGTTCAACTAACTCAATTAAGGCCTGTGTTTCACCACTCTACTTTTTGGGTATCCAGCTAATTTGTATTCTTCTTGGCATATTGCCGTTTACTTTTCAGTATGGTCCACTAACAAAATACAAGCTTCTGTTTACTTACACTGAATTGcaattaaaaaatttcattaaGAGGCCATCTCTGTGTATATTTTACCTTGTGGAATTCATAAACCTAGCTAAAACTTAATAGGGCTTATTACTCTGATTGGGTATTAGTGTTTTGCTGATAGTCTCAACACAGAGTCTGTTTTTAAGTAAGTCATATCTATTTGTGTAAAACTCGATTTAGCAATAATATAGCAAGGTGGTTTTTCCATGTGCTGTTAGAATTCTTCTTCGTTTGATGCTTTTTATGTTTCTATATTTTATTGAGTACGCACTCCTGACCGTACGCACTCCTGATTTCATAATGATGATGGAGatttatgttttgtttattttactatATCTGCCATTCAAACTACTATATTTTACAAATTTCGCTAAACATGGTTTTCAATCGCGCAAAAATATTTGCTAAGTAAGCTAAATACAACACTGAAcgttaattttattattattatttttgttacctcACAAAGAAAACATTCCTGACTCGGCTGATTCAGAAATCTCCCAGGATGCCTTCCCTCATTCAGACACAATGAACAATCTCGAAACAAAagataaattaaataaatcaaatcTTTTTATTGAAGTGAAAGAAAACATTAAGTAGAAAATCTTGGGGCTGTAAGTATGCCGTGATACTGAATAAGCGAGAAATGGAAACGCTTGGGATTGCATTATGTAGCAAAACAATTTCAATATACTCCTTATAGGTTAACAagtgatttcaatttttttcttctccaaaGACCTGGCctaatctttttttaataatctaGTGATAGCTCAGTACTGTTAGCGTATGTCTAGCGGTTTACAGATGAGCAAAACTACAGTGATTGCACAGATTGTATCCCGGTcagaatatttaaaaaatatgaaaagagaTGAGCTCATATTTATAACTGAAGTCTAAGAGAGATACTTAGAAGTGTCTTGGTTGCCCATATAAGATTACTAACCCATTTTACTTTTGATGCTCATCTGAAAACCGCTCTACGAACACGTAAAACTGTGAATTATGTTGTACACGGTTTAAGTCATCAGCTCACGGAGACACAATAAGTTTATTACCATCTTGTCAAGTTAAAATCTTTGTCAGGGTAAACCTGCTTTTTGTCCGCAACTTCCTATGTATTTTAAATTCATCCATTCGAAATCTTTTTATAATCTATCACAACGCAGGATTGGGAGCTCAAATTTTTCGTGTATCGTCACATCCAGTAAGAGCATTCCAGGGCTCCGATGCTTTGTTTCAGTGGACCCTCGAAAGCCGCTTAACATCAAGATCCGATTTCCAGGGAATGGTGTTCGGAGTTTGGAGAAATGGATACGTTGCCTCATACATTCTCTCAGTAACCAGTAAAGGGGATGTTTTCCCAAACCCAGACCTCAAACACGAGGTCCCATCCCTGGAGGGTCGCGTGCAGTGGAAAGGAGACTTGTCCCAATCTGTTGCAGCTTTCCAGATCTCTCACATCATTGCCGAAGATCAGATGGACTATGGTTTAAGACTGGAGTTTGGtgccttgaaagaacctgagtCTGATTTTCTCAGTCTTCGAGTTGAAGGTAACCAAGAAACAGCTGAACATTAACTACTCAACATCTTTAGCACCCTTGTAAATTTGATACATGGACGTCCAAGAcaataatcatttttttaatgcagGAAAGAGTGACGACTCAGCGATCACAGCCTCACCTTCTAGCCCCCTCTCAGTAACACCAGGAGGAAACATGTCTTTCCAATGCGAATTTCACGTGGGAGATAAGGACAAAGTGGTCTACGATGGCATAACTGTTGGAATCTGGGAAAGAGGAGGAATCTTGTTGACCCTACTGACATTGGCAAAGAACGAAACCCTCATCATGAATCCGAAACTTGATCAGGAGGTGCCGGCTTACCACGGAAGAGTCTTCGCCAAGACATGGTCCAACAGGACAACCAATACGTCGGTGATGACCATCGAGATAAACAATATAAGAGAAAGCGATAGAACATGTTATGGATGTGGTATGTACTTTGGGCCCTTTCAAGAGTTGCTTGGAGCAGCAGTTAGACTAGACATACAAGGTATGTGATATCTTGTGATTTCACTGTCAATTTTCAAAAgttcttgagaaaattttgttcCTGACAGCTGACGGGTTTGGGGGAAGGTTGTGTGCGCAAAATGTGACTATGATATCATATCACGTGGAAATTAACGTTTTGAGATGCACCTACGATCGACATTGTTGAATTTCTGGTGTTTTGTAAAACCTCAGTAGACCGTCTAAATTGAGGTACATAATAATTACTGAAAATCAATAAAGAACAAACTTGAGTTAAAAATGGTACAAAAGCATTTCATTATGTTAACGTTAACTGTAAAAGATTAATATAAATCTGTTTCTATGAAAGTATCACGTCGCGAGGACAAACGAATGACATGCCAAATTACCACTGAGCAGGTTCAAAGTTTCCACGGTTAGTTtcttgaaattattctggttcCAAACAGAGATACGCGAGCAATAAATGTGCTTTCCTCTCTATCCGTCTtccaggaaaacaaaaacactcacgtcgtcatcatcatcattatcatcatcgacaacaacaacttatttaattttattattttcccctgctttcattaatattttgttttgtcctgGATCATTTGTTCCTGTCTTAAAACCTCAGTTCCCAACCGACAATACGCGACAAGAACTGTAGAGAACTCCGTACGAGCAAGAGTTGGCGAATATGCAAGAGTCCAATGTCCGGTGTTTTCACTGGACATTGAATTCCAGGCTGTGTACTGGTCTTACTGCACCACTGAGAACTGTAACATGAAAGAGACCGAATGGTCATGGATTGCAGGCATGAATAGCACGAGGGTTACTATGGTCAATGGCACCGGTaagttgaaatttttcaaaaaggtGTCGAACAAAAATGCAGGCATGTATTAAAAGTGTATTTGTGACTCACCGACACTATTGCAGATTTGTCCATAACTTCATCAAGGCCGACGTGACGTGTTGTTTGATTAGTTTACATCCAGTGCCtgagatttttttgaaaatgagagGTCTTGCAATACTGTCGCCAATGGTAACAGCTAATGTTACGCATGCTACACGCCTCTTTAAAGAGAACCGACGTACCAACGTCTTAGCCAAGAAAACTTGTTTACTAGCTGAAACCCAACCTACCTGAACCGTTTCGCAAAAGTTACCGTATGCTATGTCTATTACCATGCCTTTTTACGCCTTTGCTTACGTGTATGTCTGTCTACTGATGTCTATGCCTCTGCCGATGCTTATGCCTATCCCTATGTCTATGCATCATATTATGCCTATGCCTAGGCCTATACACATGCCTATGTCTGCACGTATGCCTAAGCCCAAGCCTATGCCTATGCCTATGTCTATGTCTATGCCTATGCCTATGCCTGCGCATGCCTGCGCCTATGTCTAAGCCTATACCTATGCCTACCCTTGCCCACGCCTATGCCTGCGCGTGTCTACGCTTATGCCTATGTCTATAACGTCTATACCTATGCCTATGCCTATGCATGTCTAAGTTTATGCCTATGCCTACGCCTATGCTTATGCCTACTGATGCCTATGCTTACTGTCTGTATTCATATTCACGTCTATGACTTTTCCAGGTCCCTATGCGAACCGAGCAAACATGTCCTTGAATGGAACCTTAGGAATAAGCAAGGTGAAAGCAGGAGACCAGACAGTTTACAAGTGCACCGTGAACGAAGGAGACTTCACTTCTCCACTAGTGTACTTTGTCACGTTAGATGTTGATTCCAGGGGTAAGGCGATTCTTGCTCTTGAACTTGTTAGACGTACGTAATTTCCATTGACGAATCAGACATTGATCTCTTTCTCCATGTTGTGAACTCCGCTCTACTTCTTCACTTGACTATGGGATTGGATACAGTATAAACTAACTAATGAGAAGACcgacttaaacttaaacttaaacttgcgttactttttgcttgtttttagtGCGGCCCGAGATTACTTCACGAAGCCAAAGTGAGGTAACTGCACTTGAAGGACACGTGCTTTACTTGAAGTGTGAGGCAACAGGCATTCCTCCTGCCATAGTAACTTGGAGGAGAAATGGGCATGTCATTCAGAACCGTACAACTCAAACCAACTACATCCGAGAGAATGTCATAACAGCCGCTGAAGGGGTTTACGAATGCGAGGCTTCTAACTCGATTGGAACCGATAGTTACATGGTTGTGGTAAAGATAAAAACAGCTGAAGGTAAAGGTGTACGTTTAAGAAAAACGATTAACCAACGGAAGCTTTTTTCAATAAAGATTTGTTAAAACATTTATAGCGGCAAAAACGAGCGATAACATCAGACTTTTCGGAATACTACAGTCATCCCTCCATTGTCAAGGCAGCTACGCACAATATGTAAATTTACAATGAGTATTTAAAGCAGTGGGCGCTCACATTGATACAATAGAGAGTGCGCAAAACTCATGGATAAAATTACACAAAGACTGTCGCTCGAATGGTGTCCGATTGCACGTTTAGAGTTGGTTTAAGCTGTCTTATAAACAACATCTCGTGCTCTAAACAGCGTTTTTGTCTTTAAATTGATCCACAACGCTTGTCCATGAAATAGggataaaatttgtattttggcCCCCACAGCTTTGTTTCTGCTTTTGCTTCAcaaatggtaaagaaagattCATATATCAGCATAACCTTTCCAATCGATTGGTCTTCTAATGATCGGTGGTATCCTCCAATTGACAGCGTGTAACCGCTTAAGAAAATTTATTATATTTCATGCTTTGCATATTACTGGTTACAGAAACTTTTCCTTGAACTTCCTGTTTGGTTAGGCAATTAACTTTTGTCGCGCATGGTTAAATAATACCCGGAGAATATTATGTTGTGGTCAGCTTAAAAGTTGGGTTTCGTACCGATTCAGTGTCTACCCGTATGAGCGAGTTTACCGCACTTTAATGGAGAAGCTACTTTAGATGACGTGGATATCCCATTTCACAGTTGTCTGTGCTCAACATGGACCTGAGGTTCTTTTGATAAACTGAAACCTCGCTGCTTTTTGTTCGTACGTTAATGTAAACTGGCTTGCtgttaaaacaacaacatcatcataTAACAAGCATTGAGGCTTGTATCCAGACAAAGACAGCTTCAACCTCGCATTTACCCGAAAACTAGGTTAATAAACACACAATTGTGAAGTGAGCGATTAAGAACTGGTATGTCCTCATTCCCTTTCTTGTTCACTGTAGGACCTACACCAAAACCTTCCAAAGGTGCACTCGGAGCTGGTGCTATTGCTGGGATTGTTGTAGGAGTGGTTGTTTTCGTACTTATCCTTGTACTAATCGCCTACTACTGTGTCAGGACCAGCAGACGCGAACCAGGTAACACGACTAATTGCAAGTATTATGTCCTCCTCGATTTTATGCTATTATCTTTCTGTGATTTAACACCCCGTAGAAACATGCATTTTTTGCACAAAGTATAGTGAACtagtgattttgaaaattcaaGTGgtagaaaaacgttaaaactCAACGTGCTTGCATTTAACTCAGGGTTAATCCTAGCTGCTATCATGCACTCAACGCAAGCCATTGCACTCTTCACTTGACAATCTAAAGTGGTTCTATACTGACATGGTAACAATCTGGAAAATCAAcgttttcaaaaccattgtgTGATACATTGCGTTTAGAAATACGGTGAGCTCGTTACaatgaagaaattttattaacaatgctaactattaaaatcctatttacaattaattcgcttaaaaaaaagaaaaaactattcattcaaaaacactatttacaattcctgtcgaattaaaaagcacttaatttagcttaaaaaaaagttaatgtaactaagaaaaattttttcgaattaaaaacatttcatttcaataataaaaaaaaactgtcaacctctaaaattcaaaagtttctttcaactgctaaaaacaaaaaaatagtaataataataatgaaataaaaagatatacatgaagtaaggaaacacatcaatagtccgatttaatggctccttcaacaacttcgacgtcgatatcaacattcttaatgtcacatggcactcttcttgtcctagagcctcgaagacaaaccaacgcagatctcaagagtgcgaatgaggttctggttctgatccatgagatagttttggcatactgctccccttttttgatggcaatcagctgtgctaaacggctatgatactccaagcactcctttcccattccgccagttgtggtgaagaccaaaggtgtaaatgttccatgctcgatgtccaggactctctctgagtagagacgctttttctcgttctcatggatacgatagatttgttggggctctaggtccctatacgatgcagcattagggtgacagaccctcacatcgaagaatgctgatcgatgtcgctcccagaaaccacgcgcgtggatatctaacctcgcatcctgagctttgttagatcctctgtttaaatgttcgccggagatgtcttgaagtactggttcgatctcgacatcgctacacaccatactcagaaattcagcttcgagatctcttagctcgttgtggcgttgagtaataaaacctcctagtttgcaaatcatagagtgatcaaccataaaggcttccccacaggcacatgtggaggggatatcttccactggccagtcgtagcgtagtttcacagcatcacggaattcccttttattcaggttaaagcccaaatcctggaggggaagcactgtaagccatgctgatgatcccttttctgtcgccagatctaatgctcgctgagtctttcttggtgccatctccttaatacgctctgccctgtgttcgagttcctttgatctttcacttcttacttcctgttgtgctagttttgtgagggaatcttcaggtaactgatgtgactgagatacaatttgttcaacaaggggctttgttactttgacagacgaagcatattcgcgccttgcttcaagggacgggtttcccaggcccaggccacccaggcgaactggcagcgctagaatattcctatccagctgattacacttgcgctcagtaatcgcaggaattagcatatgagatattgcatcttctaatggctctaacagatcttgaatgtccggcaaagttcttaaaaagtacgtccaccgatgtttcaagccaaaggtgtaggctgcgtagcacgcttgtggttgagatagagcaaattcggctaacttagcaatgtcattgatccaattggtcaccttttcgctgacatattcctctaaatactcccttgatcctattgccgccccaaggtgtttctgcccttgtactGTTACGTTAATGGAAGAGTTCTTGAAAGCTTCcctgacactttcttccttagctggttttgcgatgatccagcatttcctgtcgttcggaaaataaccaaaatccggACCAAGGGTGCTAAGGGCATCCCACCACGTCCTAATTTCCATAATGGAGCCAGCTCCACTAGCATCATCTGCAAACCAACATTGCTTCACACTGGACGCTGCTTGTAGACTCGTAATTAAAGGCTGGATGCTTAAGGCATATAGACCCATAGCAAGCGGATCGCCCtgtgttgttccttctgctGACACGATCTCTTTCCTACCAATGACAAATAGCCGAGCTGGCTGTCTGTAGGTATTAATAGCGTAAATTGCTATTATAGGACACAGAATCCGGATGTTGTGCAGTGCAGCTGCTCTGTTGAGTGCGTTGAATGCATTAGAGGCGTCGATGAGAAGTACGGCATCAGTGTCATCTGATTCAAATATAGTATGCATAGCGTGTATTGCAGCCTCGCTTCCGGACTTTTGTCCAGCACACAGCTGGAGTGAGCCGCTGGCATCGACAACATCCTTCTTAACAACACTCATTACACACTTTCCACAAATTCTCCTTAAAACTTCTCCGACTCCTATTGGTCTAACAGCACCTTCGCCTTTATCCAGTGGAATCAGACGGTTAGCTACCAGGGGCTCTATGGTCATAGGATCAATGTATTGTGTACACAGAGTCCTCGTCATTGTGGCTATTGCCTCACACAGCCTTGTTGATGACTGTTTAAAGGACTTGCAAGCAAGGATTCTTCTGAAGCCATTCGCGTCAACCCCAGACGGGCCTCCTGCTCCTTTTGTTCTCAAGGCAGCTTGCCTGACCATCTCTCCGTTAATCTCTGTATACACGGATTCCGGATACTGATCATCAATTGGCCCGAAAAGTAGtgaacctaatttggctgattGTGGATTGGgatgtttctgttttaactGTGACATGACCTCATCTGTTAAAGACAGTACACCACCACTAGTTGTTTCACTCAGGAAACGCAGCGCTGAGTTGATTTGACCTTCCAGTACAAGCTTAGCAAAAACCTTAGATCTATCGGGCGGTTCCGACGCCTTGAGTTTTCCGATACGACCTTGAATAATTCTACCTTCGCGTAATA from Porites lutea chromosome 1, jaPorLute2.1, whole genome shotgun sequence encodes the following:
- the LOC140942861 gene encoding uncharacterized protein isoform X1, with the translated sequence MWKTLALLFFFFAHEGLGAQIFRVSSHPVRAFQGSDALFQWTLESRLTSRSDFQGMVFGVWRNGYVASYILSVTSKGDVFPNPDLKHEVPSLEGRVQWKGDLSQSVAAFQISHIIAEDQMDYGLRLEFGALKEPESDFLSLRVEGKSDDSAITASPSSPLSVTPGGNMSFQCEFHVGDKDKVVYDGITVGIWERGGILLTLLTLAKNETLIMNPKLDQEVPAYHGRVFAKTWSNRTTNTSVMTIEINNIRESDRTCYGCGMYFGPFQELLGAAVRLDIQVPNRQYATRTVENSVRARVGEYARVQCPVFSLDIEFQAVYWSYCTTENCNMKETEWSWIAGMNSTRVTMVNGTGPYANRANMSLNGTLGISKVKAGDQTVYKCTVNEGDFTSPLVYFVTLDVDSRVRPEITSRSQSEVTALEGHVLYLKCEATGIPPAIVTWRRNGHVIQNRTTQTNYIRENVITAAEGVYECEASNSIGTDSYMVVVKIKTAEGPTPKPSKGALGAGAIAGIVVGVVVFVLILVLIAYYCVRTSRREPGNTTNCKYYVLLDFMLLSFCDLTPRRNMHFLHKV
- the LOC140942861 gene encoding uncharacterized protein isoform X2, which produces MWKTLALLFFFFAHEGLGAQIFRVSSHPVRAFQGSDALFQWTLESRLTSRSDFQGMVFGVWRNGYVASYILSVTSKGDVFPNPDLKHEVPSLEGRVQWKGDLSQSVAAFQISHIIAEDQMDYGLRLEFGALKEPESDFLSLRVEGKSDDSAITASPSSPLSVTPGGNMSFQCEFHVGDKDKVVYDGITVGIWERGGILLTLLTLAKNETLIMNPKLDQEVPAYHGRVFAKTWSNRTTNTSVMTIEINNIRESDRTCYGCGMYFGPFQELLGAAVRLDIQVPNRQYATRTVENSVRARVGEYARVQCPVFSLDIEFQAVYWSYCTTENCNMKETEWSWIAGMNSTRVTMVNGTGPYANRANMSLNGTLGISKVKAGDQTVYKCTVNEGDFTSPLVYFVTLDVDSRVRPEITSRSQSEVTALEGHVLYLKCEATGIPPAIVTWRRNGHVIQNRTTQTNYIRENVITAAEGVYECEASNSIGTDSYMVVVKIKTAEGPTPKPSKGALGAGAIAGIVVGVVVFVLILVLIAYYCVRTSRREPDGVAPETEFLDNGNCTKV
- the LOC140947605 gene encoding uncharacterized protein, which gives rise to MSQLKQKHPNPQSAKLGSLLFGPIDDQYPESVYTEINGEMVRQAALRTKGAGGPSGVDANGFRRILACKSFKQSSTRLCEAIATMTRTLCTQYIDPMTIEPLVANRLIPLDKGEGAVRPIGVGEVLRRICGKCVMSVVKKDVVDASGSLQLCAGQKSGSEAAIHAMHTIFESDDTDAVLLIDASNAFNALNRAAALHNIRILCPIIAIYAINTYRQPARLFVIGRKEIVSAEGTTQGDPLAMGLYALSIQPLITSLQAASSVKQCWFADDASGAGSIMEIRTWWDALSTLGPDFGYFPNDRKCWIIAKPAKEESVREAFKNSSINIVTMSV